The genomic DNA CGGGGCGTGGAGGAAGGCGTGGTGCGGGTACTGGAAGATCAGGTTGATGGCCATGCCCGCGGCCTTCTTCTCGCAGTGGGCGTGGTCGATCAGCAGCGTGTCGAGATCGGCGAGCACCCGGTCGGTCCAGGCGGGGGCCGTCGCCGCGGCGAGTTTGAGCATCGGCGGGATTCTAGGCCGGACCCGCAGCGTGGCACTAGACTGGGGCTCCATGGAATACCGGAACCTCGGACACAGCGGCCTCCAGGTGAGCGAAGTCTCGCTCGGGTCCTGGCTCACCCTCGGCTCGAGCGTCGACCGCGCGGCGACGCGCGACCTGGTCCACCAGGCCTTCGACCTCGGCATCAACTTCTTCGACACCGCCGACGTCTACTCGAACGGCGAGGGCGAGGCCGCCCTCGGCGCCGCGCTGCAGGGCATCCCGCGGCGCTACGTCGTGATCGCCACGAAGTGCTTCTTCCCGATGTCCGAGCGGCCCAACGATCGCGGCCTCTCACGGAAGCACATCTTCGAGAGCGTCGAGGATTCCCTCCGCCGCCTCCAGACCGACTACCTCGACCTGCTGCAATGCCATCGGCCCGACCCGACCACGCCGATCGAAGAGACGGTGCGCGCCTTCGAAGATCTGATCCGCCAGGGGAAGATCCTCTACTGGGGCGTTTCCGAGTGGCGTGCGTCCCACATCGTCGACGCGTGCCGCACCGCCGACCTGCGCGGCGCCTACCGGCCGATCTCCAACCAACCGCAGTACAACCTGCTGCGCCGCGGGATCGAGCGGGAAGTGATCCCGGTATCCCAGCGCGAAGGGCTTTCCCAGGTCGTGTTCAGCCCCCTCGCCCAGGGCGCCCTGACCGGGAAGTACAGCGGTGGCGAGCGCCCGGCCGGCTCGCGCGCGGCCGACGACGTGCGCAACGTCTTCATGAACCAGTTCCTCGAAGACGATTCGCTCGCGCGGGTCGATGCCCTGCGCCCGGTGGCCGAGCGACTCGGGGTCTCGATGGCCCAGCTCGCCCTCGCCTGGTGCCTCGCCGAGACCAACGTGGCGAGCGTGATCGTGGGGGTCACCCGCGCGTCCCAGCTCGAGGACAACGTCAAGGCCGCCGGAATCCGCCTGGAGCCGGAGGTCCTCGCGGAGCTCGACGAGATCTTCCCGAGCCCGCGTCGGAGCTAGCGCCCGCCCCGATCCTTCGCGCGGAAGACCCGGGTCTTCGGCGGCGCTGCGAGCGGCGGCGCGGGATCGGCGAGCAGCCGCTCGGCCTCCTCGCGATCGACGAAGTCGGTGGTGGTGAGACAGAACTCGACCATGATGCCGTTCGGGTCGTTCACGTAGATCGACACGCACCAGCCGTGATCGAGTTCCATCACGTCGTGACCCGCCGCGAGGATGCGCTCGCGATGGGCGTCGAGTGCGTCCCGGTCCGCCGCCGCGAAGGCGATGTGGTTGGTCCAGACCGGCAACCCGAGGCCCGTCGCGATCGCGGGATCCCAGTCGTCACCGAGCTCCGGGTCGTGCAGGTCCCAGAAGGCGATCAGCTCGCCGTTGCCCGTGTCGTAGAAGAAGTGCTTCGCGAAGCCCTTCCCCGCCGGCGCCACCTCGACCTTCAC from Myxococcota bacterium includes the following:
- a CDS encoding aldo/keto reductase family protein gives rise to the protein MEYRNLGHSGLQVSEVSLGSWLTLGSSVDRAATRDLVHQAFDLGINFFDTADVYSNGEGEAALGAALQGIPRRYVVIATKCFFPMSERPNDRGLSRKHIFESVEDSLRRLQTDYLDLLQCHRPDPTTPIEETVRAFEDLIRQGKILYWGVSEWRASHIVDACRTADLRGAYRPISNQPQYNLLRRGIEREVIPVSQREGLSQVVFSPLAQGALTGKYSGGERPAGSRAADDVRNVFMNQFLEDDSLARVDALRPVAERLGVSMAQLALAWCLAETNVASVIVGVTRASQLEDNVKAAGIRLEPEVLAELDEIFPSPRRS
- a CDS encoding VOC family protein, which encodes MGFHHVALATKDAKATHAFYTAAMGFDLVKVEVAPAGKGFAKHFFYDTGNGELIAFWDLHDPELGDDWDPAIATGLGLPVWTNHIAFAAADRDALDAHRERILAAGHDVMELDHGWCVSIYVNDPNGIMVEFCLTTTDFVDREEAERLLADPAPPLAAPPKTRVFRAKDRGGR